In a single window of the Papaver somniferum cultivar HN1 unplaced genomic scaffold, ASM357369v1 unplaced-scaffold_57, whole genome shotgun sequence genome:
- the LOC113343289 gene encoding heat shock 70 kDa protein 3-like, with protein sequence MKSGSKNVITVKNNKGKLSSDEIKRMVQDSEKYKEDDEKHRKKVDLRNTFETYAIKMRSMISNNGGMLSSKDKKNIKNAVNNAVQWLESSELGKTDDIIDKMKALQNLCDPIVDKLYQQGDTDSPPSTRSGSVASKFSKILRSFGFL encoded by the coding sequence ATGAAATCAGGTAGTAAAAATGTGATTACTGTCAAAAATAATAAGGGAAAGTTGTCTTCTGATGagattaagaggatggttcaggaTTCTGAGAAATACAAGGAAGATGATGAAAAACACAGGAAGAAGGTAGACTTAAGGAACACCTTTGAGACATATGCAATCAAGATGAGGAGCATGATCAGTAATAACGGAGGGATGCTATCATCCAAGGataaaaagaatatcaagaatGCAGTCAACAACGCCGTTCAGTGGTTGGAAAGCAGTGAACTTGGTAAGACAGACGATATCATTGACAAGATGAAGGCATTACAGAATTTATGCGACCCTATCGTTGATAAGCTGTACCAGCAGGGTGATACTGATAGCCCTCCTTCAACAAGATCAGGCAGTGTTGCATCAAAATTTTCGAAAATCTTAAGATCATTTGGTTTCCTCTGA
- the LOC113343318 gene encoding heat shock cognate 70 kDa protein-like: MVAVEPATGIDLGTTYSCVAVWQNGGVEIIPTDQGNRTTPSYVAFTDTHRLIGDGALNQVAMNPINTVFDAKRLIGRKFDDTSVQSDIKLWPFTVVDGEVKRPMIQVNCMGQVKMLSAEEISSMVLTKMRETAEAYLGTIVMDAVIPAYFNDSQRQATKDAGIVAGLNVVRIINEPTWAGIAYGLDKKETNVATVKEKASYAVAENVLIFDLGGGTLDVSILSIKEGIYKVKATAGDTHLGGEDFDNRVVNHLVQEFKKKHKKDISGNQKAIRRLRTSCERAKRTLSSTTRTKVEIDGLYAGVDFHASITRAKFEELNMDLFKQCMEPVELCLTDAKMDKSSIQEIVLVGGSTRIPKIQSLLQDFFNGKKLCKSINPDEAVAYGAAVQAAILSGEANEKVQNLVLVDVTPLSLGVQTKGGGMSVVIPKNTSIPTKNQKGYTTVLDDQISA; this comes from the exons ATGGTTGCAGTAGAACCAGCAACTGGGATTGATTTGGGAACAACCTATTCATGTGTAGCAGTATGGCAGAATGGCGGTGTTGAAATCATCCCTACTGATCAAGGAAATCGTACTACTCCATCTTATGTTGCGTTTACTGATACTCACCGTTTGATCGGAGATGGTGCTCTGAATCAAGTTGCTATGAACCCTATCAACACTGTTTTTG ATGCGAAACGTTTAATTGGCAGGAAATTCGACGATACCTCTGTTCAGAGTGACATCAAGCTATGGCCTTTCACAGTCGTTGATGGAGAAGTCAAGAGACCAATGATTCAAGTCAATTGCATGGGACAGGTTAAAATGTTATCAGCTGAGGAAATCTCATCCATGGTTCTCACTAAGATGCGAGAAACAGCTGAAGCTTATCTTGGCACAATTGTTATGGATGCTGTTATCCCTGCTTACTTCAATGATTCACAACGCCAAGCTACTAAAGATGCTGGTATAGTTGCTGGCCTTAATGTAGTACGAATCATCAATGAACCAACGTGGGCAGGAATTGCTTATGGTCTAGATAAGAAGGAAACCAATGTAGCCACTGTAAAGGAGAAGGCGAGCTATGCTGTTGCAGAGAATGTTCTCATCTTTGATCTTGGTGGTGGTACTTTGGATGTTTCAATACTCAGCATTAAAGAAGGAATCTATAAAGTCAAGGCTACAGCTGGAGATACCCATCTTGGAGGAGAGGATTTTGATAATAGAGTGGTTAATCACTTGGTTCAAGAATTCAAGAAGAAGCACAAGAAGGACATTAGTGGAAATCAGAAGGCTATTAGGAGGTTAAGAACATCATGTGAGAGGGCAAAGAGAACTCTCTCATCTACTACTCGGACAAAAGTTGAGATTGATGGTCTATATGCAGGAGTTGATTTTCATGCATCTATCACTCGTGCTAAATTCGAAGAGTTGAACATGGATTTGTTCAAGCAATGTATGGAACCTGTTGAGCTGTGTTTGACTGATGCTAAGATGGACAAGAGTAGCATTCAAGAAATTGTTCTCGTAGGTGGGTCCACTCGAATTCCAAAGATTCAGTCTCTATTGCAAGATTTCTTCAATGGAAAGAAACTCTGCAAGAGCATCAACCCTGATGAAGCTGTGGCTTATGGTGCTGCTGTGCAAGCTGCTATTTTGAGTGGTGAGGCTAATGAGAAGGTGCAGAACCTGGTGTTAGTGGATGTCACCCCTCTTTCTCTTGGTGTTCAGACAAAAGGAGGTGGTATGAGTGTGGTGATCCCGAAGAACACAAGCATTCCCACCAAGAACCAAAAAGGTTACACTACGGTTTTGGACGATCAAATTAGTGCGTAG